One segment of Cynocephalus volans isolate mCynVol1 chromosome 8, mCynVol1.pri, whole genome shotgun sequence DNA contains the following:
- the XCL1 gene encoding lymphotactin: protein MRTLILAFLGICCLAAYAVEGVGSEVPDKSICVSLTTQRLPVNRIKTYTIKEGSMKAVIFITKRGLKICADPHANWVKAAVKSVDSKSKARSNAMQPRPTGTQQSTHTAETLTG, encoded by the exons ATGAGAACTCTCATCCTGGCCTTCCTCGGCATCTGCTGTCTCGCTGCGTATGCTGTGGAAG GTGTGGGAAGTGAAGTCCCAGATAAGAGTATTTGTGTGAGTCTAACTACCCAGCGACTGCCAGTTAACAGAATCAAGACCTACACCATCAAGGAGGGCTCCATGAAAGCAGTAAT TTTTATTACCAAACGTGGCCTAAAAATCTGTGCTGATCCTCATGCCAATTGGGTGAAAGCAGCAGTCAAGAGCGTGGACAGCAAGTCCAAAGCCAGAAGTAACGCGATGCAGCCCAGGCCTACAGGAACCCAGCAATCCACCCATACAGCTGAGACCTTGACTGGGTAG